The Kiritimatiellia bacterium DNA segment CGGCCTTGCCGGATCCACTCAACGGCGCCGCGTCGTGACGCGACGCCGCATGCCGCCAGAAATCGCTGGAGCCGGACCTCAGATGGTCGGCTTGGTCTTGGGCAGTCCGAGGGCACGGTCGCCGGGCTTCCACTTGCCGGCGCGCATCAGCGCGTCAATGCGCTCGAACCGCTTCAGCACGTTCCGCTTGGCTGCGGTCTTTCCGCCGATTTTTAGGCTCGAATGTGCAGACATCGCTTGAGTTCCCAGGCGTCTTTGAATGTGCAGCCGCGTAGTTCAGCACGGGGCGATCGAAACGTCAACCTCTGCGCCGTCGGCACCGTTGGCGCTTGTTCGCCGTCCGCGGCAAGGATAGTGTGACCGCGGCGATTCCCCAAGGAGTCCGATGCCGATGAACCGCGTGTCCGTTTTCGTGATTTCGCTGATTGTAGCTGGGCGGATGGTCCCCCCTTGCGCCGCAGCAGGCGAGGGGCTCCGTCTGGGAGAACAGGGGCCGCTTTATACCGTCTCCTCGCCGGAGTTGGATCTGACCGACGAGGTGACGTTGGAGGCTTGGATCCGCGCGGATCCGATGGATGCGGCCGGCGGTCGGATTCTCGACAAATCGGTTCCGGGGACATCGCAGGGCTACATGTTGGACACACACCCCGGCAATTCGCTCCGGCTGCTGAACTTGAAGGGTATGTGCCGCTATCCGGCACGGCTGAGCGCGGACCGTTGGATCCATGTCGCCGGCGTCTACAGCGTTTCCCAGCGCCTCATGCGGTTGTACGTGGACGGTCGTGACGTGGCGCGGTACGAGAGCGGTGAGTTCCCCCGGATGAGCCGCAGCGCCGTGCCACTGTGCGTGGGCGCCGATCCCGGCGGTGGCCACCGTTTCCGCGGCGCGATTCTTCGCGCCGCTGTGTATCGCCGGGCGCTCACCGCCGAGGAGCTTTCGGCCCGCGCCGCGTCCGCCGATGCGCCGCCAGTGGCCGGGGCTCTGGGCGATTGGTCGTTTCCGCCCGATTCGCCGCCCGAGATCCGACCGCGCGCCGGCACGCTGGTTCTTCGCCGTGACGCCCTCTCGGCGAGGCCCTTTTCCGGTGAGTTCCGCGGAGAGGCGCCGCCGCCGCCCTTTTCGCTGTGCTTGTGGTATCGGCGCCCCGCGGTGGTGTGGACGGAGGCGCTACCCATCGGTGGCGGCCATCTCGGGGGCATGGTGTTTGGGGATCCGGCGGTCGAGCGAGTTCAGTTCAACGAGCACACCGTTTGGACCGGTCAACCGCGGCTGTACGCTC contains these protein-coding regions:
- a CDS encoding small basic protein yields the protein MSAHSSLKIGGKTAAKRNVLKRFERIDALMRAGKWKPGDRALGLPKTKPTI